From the genome of Devriesea agamarum, one region includes:
- a CDS encoding phosphoribosylaminoimidazolesuccinocarboxamide synthase — translation MSVPTLPGWDHVASGKVRELYVRTGEDPASAHDVLMVATDRISAFDHVLSPEIPDKGRILTAISLFWFEQLADIVPHHVISSDQVPAEVAGRALLCRGLDMVPIECVVRGYLTGSGLADYQRDGAVGGHLLPAGLVDASPLPQPLFTPATKAEQGEHDENITVAQARDLIGERLGTDLEYLTIEIYRRAQAIASERGLIIADTKLEFGHSRLDGTLTLGDEVLTPDSSRFWDRADYRVGSAPPSMDKQVLRSWLNSPASGWDRRSDTAPPVLPSEVVDRTRARYVEAYERLTGTRF, via the coding sequence ATGAGCGTGCCGACACTTCCCGGCTGGGATCACGTCGCCTCAGGCAAAGTCCGCGAGCTGTATGTACGCACTGGCGAGGACCCAGCGTCAGCTCACGACGTGTTGATGGTTGCCACCGACCGCATCAGCGCGTTCGACCATGTGTTGAGTCCCGAGATCCCGGACAAGGGCCGGATTCTCACCGCGATCAGTCTGTTCTGGTTTGAACAGCTGGCCGATATCGTCCCGCACCATGTGATTTCATCCGATCAGGTGCCCGCTGAGGTCGCAGGGCGCGCGCTGCTGTGCCGAGGGCTGGATATGGTGCCTATCGAATGCGTGGTGCGCGGATACCTCACCGGATCGGGGCTAGCCGACTATCAGCGCGATGGCGCCGTCGGTGGGCATTTACTGCCTGCCGGTTTGGTCGATGCGTCCCCGCTCCCGCAGCCCCTGTTTACTCCGGCGACCAAAGCTGAGCAGGGCGAGCACGATGAGAACATCACGGTGGCGCAGGCACGAGACCTGATCGGCGAGCGCCTTGGGACCGACCTGGAATACCTCACTATCGAGATCTACCGTCGTGCACAAGCCATCGCCTCGGAGCGGGGATTAATCATCGCGGACACCAAACTGGAGTTTGGGCACAGCCGGCTCGACGGGACGCTGACGCTCGGCGACGAAGTGCTCACGCCTGATTCCTCACGGTTTTGGGACCGCGCCGATTATCGGGTCGGGTCTGCTCCGCCGAGCATGGACAAGCAGGTGCTGCGGTCGTGGCTGAATAGTCCGGCCTCCGGTTGGGACCGGCGAAGCGATACTGCCCCGCCGGTCTTGCCATCCGAAGTCGTTGATCGCACCCGTGCCCGCTACGTTGAGGCGTATGAGCGTTTGACTGGAACCCGGTTCTAG